The stretch of DNA ATTTATGCCTCTGAATAGTTTAGATCTTTTTATAACATTTGTTCAAAACAAATTAATTATTAATTAAAAATTTTTCTAATACATTTGTTTTATTTATAAATATTAAAAATAAAAAATTTAAACACTCAGAGGCAATAGAACTCATAGATCTTTCAAAATACTAATAATTTTAAATAGCAATTACATTAGCAGCAGAAGGACCTTTGGCTCCGTTAGTGATTTCAAATTCTACTTTTTGGCCTTCAGTTAATGTTTTGAATCCATTGCTTTGAATTGCAGAAAAATGTACAAAAACATCTTTACTACCATCTTCAGGAGTAATGAAACCAAAGCCTTTAGATTCATTAAACCACTTAACGTTACCTTTAATCTTGGACATCAATTATTACCTTTAAATAAAAATAGACACTGAAGTGTGTCAATTAAAGTACAACAATTAATAATTCATTTGTCTAGTTAAACAGATCAAAAAAGTGAGAAATGTCGAATTTTTTAAATTTTATTTAAAATAATATTTTTCATATTTAATTTTTTTAAATTCAATATATAATTTTTTTAAAAAGGTATAATTTTTTTATGAAATTATTATTAGGAAAAAAAATATTAATTACAGGAATAATAAGTAAATTATCTATTGCATATGGAATAGCTAAAGCTATGTACAATAATAAAGCAGAATTAATTTTTACATATCATAAAGAAAAAAATAAAAAAAGAGTAGAAAAATTAGTAAAAAATATGACAAATTACCCAATAATAAAATGTAATGTTTCTAAAGATAATAATATAAAATCTTTATTTATTAAATTATCTCAATTTTGGAGTAAATTTCATGGATTTATACATTCTATTGCTTTTGTTCCTAAAAATCAATTAAAAGGTAGTTTTATTGATAATACCTCAAGAAAAGGATTTCAAATAGCTCATGATATTAGTTCATATAGTTTAACAGCAATGGTTAAAGAATGTCGTAATATGTTATATCCTCAATCTGCAATAGTTTCTTTATCATATTTAGGTTCTAATAGAGTTGTTCCAAATTATAATGTTATGGGATTAGCGAAAGCATCATTAGAAGCTAATATTCGTTATATAGCATATGATATTGGTAAACAAAATATTAGGATTAATGGAATATCTTCTTCTCCAATAAAAACTTTATCTTCATCAGGAATTAATAATTTAAATAATATAATTAAATATTATAATAATATGACACCATTATCATATACAATTACAATTAATGATATTGGTAATGTTGCAGTATTTTTATGTTCTGATTTATCATGTGGAATTACAGGAGAGATAATTCATGTAGATGGAGGATTCAATCTTATTACTATGAATGAAAATTTAAAATTTTAATTTGATTAATTTATAAAAAAATATAAATTAATGATAATATCATTATATAAATGATAATTTTTATGTTTTAGGAATCTTTTTCGTTTTATTAAAAATAAGTATTTTAAAATATAGAACATAAATTATATAAAAATAAGGAATAAATAATGTTAATTGGAATACCTAAAGAAAAATTATTTAAAGAAAAAAGAGTAGCTATTACTCCTACATCAGTAAAAAAATTAATAAAATTAGGTTTTAAAATATTTATTGAAAATAATGCTGGAGAACATGCTTATTTTCAAAATCAAGATTTTATTAATGTAGGAGCTCAAGTTGTTAATAACAATAAAATCTGGACTGCTAATATAATAATTAAAATTAATCCTCCTGATATTGAAGAAGTAAAATTAATTAAAAAAAATAGTATATTAATTAGTTTTATTTGGCCTTCAAAAAATAAAACTTTATTAAAAGAATTAGCAATTAAAAATATTACAGCTATATCAATGGATTCTGTACCTAGAATTTCTAGAGCACAATCTATAGATGCTTTAAGTTCTATGAGTAATTTAGCTGGATATAGAAGTGTTATAGAATCAACTTATTTATTTGGTAGATCACTTAATGGACAAATTACAGCTGCAGGAAAAATTTCACCAGCTAAAATAATTGTAATAGGTGTTGGAGTTGCAGGTTTATCTGCTATTGCAACTGCAAGAAGTTTAGGAGCAATTGTTAAAGCATTTGATACTAGAGAAGAAGTTAAAGAACAAATTAATAGTATGGGTGCTACATTTTTACAATTTAAAAAAGAAAATAAAGATTTAAATAATAATATACCTTCTTATTTAAATCAAATAGATTCAGAAATTAAACTTTTATCTAATTATATTAAAGAAACAGATATTATTATTACTACAGCATTAATACCTGATCAAAAAGCTCCTATTTTAATTAATAATGAAATGATAAATAATATGAAACCTGGAAGTATTATTTTTGATTTAGCAGTTGAAAATGGTGGTAATTGTATATTAACTCAAAAAGATAAAATTATTATAACTAAAAATAATATTAAAATAGTAGGTTTTACTAATTTACCTAGTAAAATGGCTACACAAGCTTCTCAATTGTACAGTAATAATGTTATGAATTTAATTCAATTACTATTTTCTAAAAAAGATAAAAAAATAGATATTGATTTTAAAGATGAAATCATACGTAATATGACTGTTACTTATGATAAAAAAATTATTTGGCCAGCACCATTAATTAAAGAAAAAATTTTTGAACAAAATTTAGAAAAATCATATAGTTTAAAATTAAAACAAAAAAATATAAATAACAAACAAAATAAATCTTATTTAAAATATATTAAAAAATATTTTTGTTTATTTTTAAGTTTATCTTTTATTTATATTTTAAAATTTCTTCCTAAAGAAACTATACCTCATTTTATAATATTTTTATTATCTTGTATAATAGGTTATTATGTTATATGGAATGTTAGTCATAAATTACATACTCCTTTAATGTCAGTAACTAATGCAATTTCAGGTATTATTATTATTGGTGTTATATTTCAAATTAATAATAATAATAATATATTAATAACTATATTATCATTTTTAGGAATATTATTATCTAGTATAAATATTTTTGGTGGATTAACTATAACTCAACGTATGTTAAAAATGTTTAATAAAAATTAAGAGGTATTAATAGATGTTTGATGGACTAGCAATAGTTACATATACTATATCTTCAATATTATTTATATTTAGTCTTGCAAGTCTTTCTCAAAAAGAAACCTCTAAAAGAGGTAATTTATTTGCTATTATAGGAATGATAATTGCAATTATAGCTGCTATATTACAATCTAAATTTTATAATATTGGTTATATATTAATAGCTATTATTTTAGGAGGTATTATTGGTACAAATATATCTAAAAAAATAGATATGACTAAAATGCCTCAATTAATTGCTATATTACATAGTTTTGTAGGATTAACTGCAATTTTCGTAGGAATAAATAGTTATTTATCAATATATTATAATGTAAATAAAATACATGATTCAATAAGGTTGATAGAAATATTTATTAGTATTTTTATAGGTTCTATAACTTTTATAGGTTCAATTATTGCATTTGGTAAATTATCAGGAATTATTACATCAAAAGCTTATAATTTTAAATTTAAAAAATTAATTAATATTCTTACATTTATTATTTCTGCTTTTTTAATGATAATATTTTTAAAAACAAAATATATTATTTTACAAATTTTATCATTAATATTTATGATACATATTTCATTAATTTTTGGTTTATATTTAATAATTAGTATAGGTGGTGCTGATATGCCTATAGTAATTTCAATGTTAAATTCATATTCAGGTTGGGCTGCCTCAGCTTCTGGATTTATGTTAAATAATGATCTCTTAATTATTACTGGAGCATTAGTTGGTTCTTCTGGAGCAATATTATCATATTTAATGTGTAAAGGTATGAATAGATCATTCATTAATGTAATATTTGGAGGATTACAAAATAAAAAAAGTAATAATATTATTGAAAATGATATTGAACAACAATATAGAAAAATTTCTATAAATGACACAGTAGAACTTTTGAAAGATTCTAGTAGCATTATTATTATTCCTGGATATGGAATGGCTGTAGCACAAGCTCAATATCCTATTTCAGAAATAGTAAAAAAATTAACTTTATATAATATTAAAGTAAGATTTGCTATTCATCCGGTAGCTGGAAGATTACCAGGACATATGAATGTTTTATTAGCAGAAGCAAATATACCTTATGAAATAATATTAGAAATGGATGAAATTAATAAAGATTTTTCTAATACTGATACTGTATTAATTATAGGAGCTAATGATACAGTTAATCCATCAGCTCAGGATGATAAAAATAGTCCAATTTCAGGTATGCCTGTATTAGAAGCTTGGAAAGCAAAAAATATTATTATTTTTAAAAGAAGTATGAATTATGGATATTCTGGTATTACTAATCCTCTATTTTATAAAGATAATAGTTATATGTTATTTGGAGATGCAAAAGAAACAATTAATAAAATTCTTAAAATACTTTAATAATATAATAATTATTATTGATTCTAGATCATCATTAAATAAATTACTAGAATTAACTAATAATTTAAATAAATTAAATTATTAGTTAATAATATATTTTTTATTAAGTAAAAATAATATTTATTTATATGAAATATTTCTATTTTATAAAAAAAAGATTATGGTTTTTGTGCTGGAGCAGTAGCATATCTATTAGCAGCGTGTCCTCCTGCTCCTCTATTTTTATTTTCTATATTAAATAGTGAATATATTAATTTACGATTTTTATAATAATATAATAATGTATGTTTATTATTTTTATTTAATTGTTTTTTTTTAAATAAAAAAAATTTATTTGGTATTTTTTTTTCAATTATATTATTTTTTTTTATAATTTTATCTTTTTTATTTGTAATAATTTTTGTTAATAATATATTATTAAAAAATATATTATCTTTTATATAAAGATTTATTTTAGATAAAATTTTTTCATTATAATTTATAATATATTTATTATTTTTTTTATAAAAAATTTGAGAAAAAAATATAGGTGAATTAAATACAAAATTTTGTTGAGTATTTAAGTTATGTATAATATTTTTATTTAATTTTTTATGTTTTAAATTATTTATTTTTAAGTTTAATTGATTATATGTTTGTACTGTTTTTATAAAAAATAAATTAGGTCTTTTATTAAAAATAATTAAATTTTGATAATAAACATTATCATAATAAAAATTATTATATTTTTTATATATTAAATAATTTTTATTAATATTTCTAAAGGGATATAATTTTTTTTTTAAATTAAGAATTTTAAATTGATTTTTTTGACTTTTCAATAAATTATTTATTTTTAATATTAATTGATTTTTTATTTTAATTGTTTTATGTTTAGAAAACGTAGAAAAATTTTTTATTTTAGTTTTTATTTGAGATATTTTAATATTAAAAATTAATTTAATTTTTTTAACATAATTAATATATCTATCATATTTTTTTTTAAAAAAAATAATTATTTTTTTATTTTTATTTAAAAAAAAATTTTTAATAATATTAATATTCTTTTTATTAAAATTATTAAACATAATATTATTAATTTTAAAAAAAAAATTAATTATTTTATTTTTTTTAACACTTTTATTTTGATTATTAATAAAAAATTTTTTATTTATAATAAAATTTTTCTTTTTTATTAAATTTTTTTTTAACAATTGATAAGAATAATTATCATTTTTTTTATGATAAAATGCATAATTTAAATTATATATTTTTGTTATAGAATTATTAATATTTTTTTTATCTTCTCCATGTCTAATACGTAAAATAGAATAATTAGGAGTTTCTATTTGGTCATTTGGAATTATAAAAGTTCGTATACCATTTTTTCTATTTTCAATAGCATTAACAGATTTTCTTTTTTCATTTAATAAATATGATGCTATTTTTACTGGTACTATTGCATATACTTCTTTAGTATTTTCTTTAAATGATTCTTCTTCAATTAATCTTAAAATTGATAAAGATAATGATTTATAGTCTCTTATTGTTCCATTTCCTATACATCTAGGACACATATAATGACTTGATTCTCTTAGAGATGAACTAATTCTTTGACGAGACATTTCTAATAATCCAAATTTTGATATTTGATTCATTTGTATTTTTGCTCTATCTTGACGTAATTTATCTCTTAAACGTTGTTCAACAGCTCTTTGATTTTCTAAAGAAGACATATCAATAAAATCAATAACAATTAAACCACCTATATCACGTAATCTTAATTGTCTTGCAATTTCATCAGTAGCTTCTAAGTTAATATTAAAAGCTGTTTCTTCTATATCTATTCCTTTAGTTGCTTTAGCTGAATTAACATCAACTGATGTAAGTGCTTCAGTTGTATCAATAACTATTGATCCTCCAGATATTAAATTTACTTTTCTTTGAAATGCAGTTTCTATTTGTGATTCTATTTGATAATGACTAAATAATGGAATATTTCCAGAATATAATTTAATTTTTTTATTAAAATCAGATCTTCCTAATAAGCTAATATATTCTTTAGCTAATTTTAATATTTTAGGATTATCAATAAGTATTTCATTAATATCTGTATAAAGATAATCTCTAAAAGCCCTCATAATTATATTACTTTCTTGATGTATTAAAAAAGGAGCTGGTTTACTATTAGCTATTTGATTAATTAATTTCCAATGTTTTAATCTAAATTGTAAATCATATTCTAATTCTTTATTTTTTTTTCCTAAACCTGCAGTACGAATTATTAATCCCATTCCTTTAGGTAATTTTAAAGATAGTAAAACTTCTTTTAATTCATTTCTTTTTTCACCTTCAATTCTTTTTGAAATTCCTCCTACTTTAGGACTATTAGGCATTAAGACTAAATATGTACCTGCTAAACTTATGAAAGTAGTTAATGAAGCTCCTTTATTACCTCTTTCTTCTTTATTAATTTGTACAATTAATTCTTTACCTTTATATAAATATTCTTTAATATTTTTTTTTTTTAAAATAATATTATTCGAGTCATCAGTAATATTTTTATAATTAATTTCTTTAAAAGGTAAAAATCCATGTTTTTTAGTACCATAATCTACAAAAACAGCTTCTAAACTTTGTTCAATATGAATAATTTTACCTTTATATATATTAGATTTTTTTTTCTGATAAGTATCATTAGCGATATCTAAATCATATAATCTTTGTCCATCAACCATAGCTACACGTAATTCCTCATGTTGTGTAGCATTTATTAACATTCTTTTCATTATAACTTACTCATTACTTTTATATCAGATTTATCATTTTATAAAAATTATTTAATTTGTAAAATTTAGTATATTATTTTTTAAAAAAAATAATATTAAAATATTTTTCTAAAAATTAATAATAAAATATATTAAATATTATCTTTATATGTTATTTTTAATAAAATGGATGTTTGTATATTTTATTTATTAATATAAAAATTAAAATAAACAATCACAATATTTTATTCTAACATAAAAGTATATTTTCAAATAATTATTTTCATTAATAATGTATATTAAATTTAAATATTATTTAAAATATAAATAATTATATTTTATATATGGATTTTAATATTTTATGTATAAAAAAATAGATTATAAACTTATAATTATACCTAATTACATAGATTCACAAAGAATTGATAATTTTTTAATTACAAAATTTAAAAATATTCCTAAAAGTTTCATTTATAGAATTTTACGACAAGGAAAAATAAGAGTTAATAAAAAAAAAGTAAATCCAAAATATAAAATAAAATCACAAGATATTTTAAATATACCTTTAATATATATAAAAAACATAAAAAAAAAGAATACATTAATTAATGAAAAAAAAATATTTTTTTTTAAAAAAATGATTTTATTTGAAGATAAATATATTATTGCTATAAATAAACCATCTGGTATTGCTGTTCATGGAGGTAGTGGTATAAATTTTGGTATAATTGAAAACTTTCGAGTTTTATTTAAAAAAATTAAATTTTTAGAATTAGTACATAGGTTAGATAAAGAAACTTCAGGTATATTACTAATAGCAAAAAAAAGATCTGTATTAAAAATATTACATAAACAATTACGTGAAAATAAAATAATAAAAAATTATATAGCATTAGTGAAGGGAACTTATACGAAAAATAATCATGGACATATTAAAGGTTTTTTATTAAAAAAAAATAATAATAATAAGATAAAAGTAATAACACATAATACACTTGGTAAGTATTCAGAAACAAAATTTAAAGTTATAAAATACTATAATTCTATGATGTTATTAAATATAATGCCTTTAACAGGACGTACTCATCAAATTAGAGTACATATGTCCCATATTGGTCATCCCATTGCTTATGATCAACGTTATGGAGATAAAGATTTTAATTTAAATTTAAAAAAAATAGGATTAAATAGATTATTTTTACATGCACAAAAAATAAAATTTATACATCCAATAACAAATAAAAAAATTAATATTTGTGCTCCTTTAGATTATAAATTAAATAATTATTTATTAAAATTAAATTCATAAATTAAGAATATTATTTTTTTATTGAACATCTGAATTTTTAAATATATAATTTAATTTAAATAAAATAATATTTCTATAATATAGAATAAAATTATTATTAAAAAATAAATAAAAGGATTAAATATGGCTGTACAAAAAAGTAAAAAATCTAGATCTAAAAGAGGTATGCGTCGATCTCATGATAAATTATCTGAAAATAAAATTTTATTAATTGATAAAAAAACGGGAAAAAAATATTTATATCATAATATGACATCTGATGGTTTTTATAAAGGAAAAAAAATTATAAATAAATAATTTTTATTTTTAATTATTTAAAAATTTATCTTAAATAATTATCTAAATTATTTATTTAAATTAAATTTATTTTTTATATGTTTTTTATAAAAGATAAATTTAATTATATTTATAATATAAATAAATTAAATAATTTAAATATTTAAAAATTTTTTATGTTTTAATATAGGAATATTAATTTGAATATGAATAATAATTCATTATTAAATATACAAAAAAAAAAAAATAGCTGCTATTTTTCCAGGTCAAGGATGTCAGTTTATTGGAATGTTATCAGATTTATTTAATAATAATTTAATTATTAAAAAAATTTTTCAAGAAGCATCTAATATTTTAAAATATGATTTATGGAATTTAATTCAAAAAGGTCCTCTAAAAACATTAAATATAACTTATTATACTCAACCTGCTATATTAATATCATCTTTTGCAATATATAAATTATGGTTACAAAAAAATAATATAATACCTAATATTATGGCTGGTCATAGTTTAGGTGAATATACTGCTATGTTATGTAGTAATGTTATTAATTTTTATGATGCTATACAATTAGTTAATTATAGAGGTAAATTAATGCAAGAAATATCTTATTCTTTAAAAGAAAATAATATGGATGGATATTTTATGCAAGTTATTTTAGGTTTAAACAAAAATTTAGTTCAAAAAATTTGTAAACAAGAAGCAAAAAATAATATAGTTAATATTTCTAATTATAATACATATAATCAAGTTACAATTAGTGGGAATAAAAAAGCTATATTAAGAGTTGTTAAAATATGTAAATTATTAGGTGCTCATAATATACCATTATATATTAATACACCTGCACATTGTTTATTAATGAAACCAATAGTAAATAAATTTAAAAAATTTTTAAAAAATATTAAATTTAATCATCCTAAAATTCCTATTATTAATACCCTTGATATAAAATGTGAAACATCTCCAAAAAAAATAAAATATAATTTAATACGTCAATTATATAATCCAGTAAATTGGGTTAAATGTATAGAATATATATCAAATAAAAATATAAATAATTTATTAGAATTTGGTCCTAAAAATATATTAGCAAAAATAACTAAACAAATTATTAATAATTTAGATGTTATTTCAATAAACAATTCTAAAACATTATCTATTGCATTAAAAAAATATAATAATATGAGAAAAATATGAATTTAAAAGGAAAATTAGCTTTAGTTACAGGAGCTAATCGTGGTATAGGATATTATATTTCTAATACTTTAGCAAATTATGGTGCTAAAGTTATTGGAACATCTAAAAGTATTCATGGTGTAAAAATTATAAATAAATATTTAGGTCAAAAAGGTATTGGTTTAATATTAGATTTAATAAATAATTCTGGA from Enterobacteriaceae endosymbiont of Plateumaris pusilla encodes:
- the cspE gene encoding transcription antiterminator/RNA stability regulator CspE: MSKIKGNVKWFNESKGFGFITPEDGSKDVFVHFSAIQSNGFKTLTEGQKVEFEITNGAKGPSAANVIAI
- a CDS encoding enoyl-ACP reductase FabI → MKLLLGKKILITGIISKLSIAYGIAKAMYNNKAELIFTYHKEKNKKRVEKLVKNMTNYPIIKCNVSKDNNIKSLFIKLSQFWSKFHGFIHSIAFVPKNQLKGSFIDNTSRKGFQIAHDISSYSLTAMVKECRNMLYPQSAIVSLSYLGSNRVVPNYNVMGLAKASLEANIRYIAYDIGKQNIRINGISSSPIKTLSSSGINNLNNIIKYYNNMTPLSYTITINDIGNVAVFLCSDLSCGITGEIIHVDGGFNLITMNENLKF
- a CDS encoding Re/Si-specific NAD(P)(+) transhydrogenase subunit alpha: MLIGIPKEKLFKEKRVAITPTSVKKLIKLGFKIFIENNAGEHAYFQNQDFINVGAQVVNNNKIWTANIIIKINPPDIEEVKLIKKNSILISFIWPSKNKTLLKELAIKNITAISMDSVPRISRAQSIDALSSMSNLAGYRSVIESTYLFGRSLNGQITAAGKISPAKIIVIGVGVAGLSAIATARSLGAIVKAFDTREEVKEQINSMGATFLQFKKENKDLNNNIPSYLNQIDSEIKLLSNYIKETDIIITTALIPDQKAPILINNEMINNMKPGSIIFDLAVENGGNCILTQKDKIIITKNNIKIVGFTNLPSKMATQASQLYSNNVMNLIQLLFSKKDKKIDIDFKDEIIRNMTVTYDKKIIWPAPLIKEKIFEQNLEKSYSLKLKQKNINNKQNKSYLKYIKKYFCLFLSLSFIYILKFLPKETIPHFIIFLLSCIIGYYVIWNVSHKLHTPLMSVTNAISGIIIIGVIFQINNNNNILITILSFLGILLSSINIFGGLTITQRMLKMFNKN
- a CDS encoding NAD(P)(+) transhydrogenase (Re/Si-specific) subunit beta, with translation MFDGLAIVTYTISSILFIFSLASLSQKETSKRGNLFAIIGMIIAIIAAILQSKFYNIGYILIAIILGGIIGTNISKKIDMTKMPQLIAILHSFVGLTAIFVGINSYLSIYYNVNKIHDSIRLIEIFISIFIGSITFIGSIIAFGKLSGIITSKAYNFKFKKLINILTFIISAFLMIIFLKTKYIILQILSLIFMIHISLIFGLYLIISIGGADMPIVISMLNSYSGWAASASGFMLNNDLLIITGALVGSSGAILSYLMCKGMNRSFINVIFGGLQNKKSNNIIENDIEQQYRKISINDTVELLKDSSSIIIIPGYGMAVAQAQYPISEIVKKLTLYNIKVRFAIHPVAGRLPGHMNVLLAEANIPYEIILEMDEINKDFSNTDTVLIIGANDTVNPSAQDDKNSPISGMPVLEAWKAKNIIIFKRSMNYGYSGITNPLFYKDNSYMLFGDAKETINKILKIL
- the rne gene encoding ribonuclease E, yielding MKRMLINATQHEELRVAMVDGQRLYDLDIANDTYQKKKSNIYKGKIIHIEQSLEAVFVDYGTKKHGFLPFKEINYKNITDDSNNIILKKKNIKEYLYKGKELIVQINKEERGNKGASLTTFISLAGTYLVLMPNSPKVGGISKRIEGEKRNELKEVLLSLKLPKGMGLIIRTAGLGKKNKELEYDLQFRLKHWKLINQIANSKPAPFLIHQESNIIMRAFRDYLYTDINEILIDNPKILKLAKEYISLLGRSDFNKKIKLYSGNIPLFSHYQIESQIETAFQRKVNLISGGSIVIDTTEALTSVDVNSAKATKGIDIEETAFNINLEATDEIARQLRLRDIGGLIVIDFIDMSSLENQRAVEQRLRDKLRQDRAKIQMNQISKFGLLEMSRQRISSSLRESSHYMCPRCIGNGTIRDYKSLSLSILRLIEEESFKENTKEVYAIVPVKIASYLLNEKRKSVNAIENRKNGIRTFIIPNDQIETPNYSILRIRHGEDKKNINNSITKIYNLNYAFYHKKNDNYSYQLLKKNLIKKKNFIINKKFFINNQNKSVKKNKIINFFFKINNIMFNNFNKKNINIIKNFFLNKNKKIIIFFKKKYDRYINYVKKIKLIFNIKISQIKTKIKNFSTFSKHKTIKIKNQLILKINNLLKSQKNQFKILNLKKKLYPFRNINKNYLIYKKYNNFYYDNVYYQNLIIFNKRPNLFFIKTVQTYNQLNLKINNLKHKKLNKNIIHNLNTQQNFVFNSPIFFSQIFYKKNNKYIINYNEKILSKINLYIKDNIFFNNILLTKIITNKKDKIIKKNNIIEKKIPNKFFLFKKKQLNKNNKHTLLYYYKNRKLIYSLFNIENKNRGAGGHAANRYATAPAQKP
- a CDS encoding RluA family pseudouridine synthase gives rise to the protein MYKKIDYKLIIIPNYIDSQRIDNFLITKFKNIPKSFIYRILRQGKIRVNKKKVNPKYKIKSQDILNIPLIYIKNIKKKNTLINEKKIFFFKKMILFEDKYIIAINKPSGIAVHGGSGINFGIIENFRVLFKKIKFLELVHRLDKETSGILLIAKKRSVLKILHKQLRENKIIKNYIALVKGTYTKNNHGHIKGFLLKKNNNNKIKVITHNTLGKYSETKFKVIKYYNSMMLLNIMPLTGRTHQIRVHMSHIGHPIAYDQRYGDKDFNLNLKKIGLNRLFLHAQKIKFIHPITNKKINICAPLDYKLNNYLLKLNS
- the rpmF gene encoding 50S ribosomal protein L32, which encodes MAVQKSKKSRSKRGMRRSHDKLSENKILLIDKKTGKKYLYHNMTSDGFYKGKKIINK
- the fabD gene encoding ACP S-malonyltransferase → MFPGQGCQFIGMLSDLFNNNLIIKKIFQEASNILKYDLWNLIQKGPLKTLNITYYTQPAILISSFAIYKLWLQKNNIIPNIMAGHSLGEYTAMLCSNVINFYDAIQLVNYRGKLMQEISYSLKENNMDGYFMQVILGLNKNLVQKICKQEAKNNIVNISNYNTYNQVTISGNKKAILRVVKICKLLGAHNIPLYINTPAHCLLMKPIVNKFKKFLKNIKFNHPKIPIINTLDIKCETSPKKIKYNLIRQLYNPVNWVKCIEYISNKNINNLLEFGPKNILAKITKQIINNLDVISINNSKTLSIALKKYNNMRKI